A window of Rhododendron vialii isolate Sample 1 chromosome 11a, ASM3025357v1 contains these coding sequences:
- the LOC131306470 gene encoding uncharacterized protein LOC131306470 isoform X2: MYDLCSFSAHSIAPVHSQRMEIELGLTISHAVDDFTPSADHLYHVVCRETDSMFILTAQIKGYEGEHVEIVINEDGTRMAIRAQKPFLENWTVGWKMHTVKRKVFKIPDAVILDKIKAMFNEEVSVLTILMPKAMKGICGIGVEEVKEDQGIGTVGSTRVVHDQVSEEKGNESPPPLVQKDQVVEGSTDDEILRVQRKTEGEESEREECPRGITATKEDKSCHEINKIDTSGPKQVTDVVKEVEGEKEMKKRGNEEKEQEQKDDVEEQNGLEKIREEVCHDDPPEREKEKSLGDEATQGNQPPEKRSMICAPVIAGSAFLVSIIVLVIHLKRKKNPPRKSEN; this comes from the exons ATGTATGACCTTTGTTCTTTTTCAGCTCATTCAATCGCACCCGTACATTCCCAGAGAATGGAAATTGAATTGGGACTCACAATCTCCCACGCTGTAGATGATTTCACCCCATCAGCTGACCACCTCTACCATGTTGTGTGTAGAGAAACTGACTCCATGTTCATCCTCACTGCCCAGATCAAAG gTTATGAGGGAGAACATGTGGAGATTGTGATAAATGAGGATGGGACTCGGATGGCCATAAGGGCCCAAAAGCCATTTTTAGAAAACTGGACGGTAGGTTGGAAAATGCATACGGTAAAGAGGAAGGTTTTCAAGATCCCTGATGCGGTGATTTTGGACAAAATCAAGGCAATGTTTAACGAAGAAGTGTCGGTTCTAACAATTTTGATGCCAAAGGCAATGAAAGGAATCTGCGGGATAGGAGTTGAGGAAGTGAAAGAAGATCAAGGTATAGGGACCGTCGGATCAACAAGAGTTGTACATGATCAAGTGAGTGAAGAGAAAGGAAATGAAAGCCCTCCACCGTTGGTACAGAAAGATCAAGTTGTTGAAGGAAGTACTGATGATGAAATTCTTCGAGTGCAAAGGAAAACGGAGGGAGAAGAATCCGAAAGAGAGGAATGCCCTCGAGGTATTACGGCAACAAAGGAAGACAAAAGTTGTCAcgaaattaataaaattgataCTTCAGGGCCGAAACAGGTTACAGATGTAGTTAAAGAAGTTGAAGGGGAAAAGGAAATGAAGAAAAgaggaaatgaagaaaaagaacaagaacaaaaagatGATGTAGAAGAACAAAATGGTCTAGAAAAGATCCGCGAAGAGGTCTGTCACGATGATCCTCctgagagggagaaagagaagagccTTGGTGATGAAGCAACTCAAGGGAACCAGCCCCCAGAGAAAAGGTCCATGATATGTGCTCCCGTTATTGCAGGATCGGCCTTTCTTGTGTCTATTATAGTTCTTGTGATtcatttgaaaagaaagaaaaacccgcctagaaaaagtgaaaattaG
- the LOC131306470 gene encoding uncharacterized protein LOC131306470 isoform X1 — MISPHQLTTSTMLCVEKLTPCSSSLPRSKVLLALPFMSVSLFICSSLYVYESDYLYFICFFMNCYKLFSSYYTVETQKKSAGYEGEHVEIVINEDGTRMAIRAQKPFLENWTVGWKMHTVKRKVFKIPDAVILDKIKAMFNEEVSVLTILMPKAMKGICGIGVEEVKEDQGIGTVGSTRVVHDQVSEEKGNESPPPLVQKDQVVEGSTDDEILRVQRKTEGEESEREECPRGITATKEDKSCHEINKIDTSGPKQVTDVVKEVEGEKEMKKRGNEEKEQEQKDDVEEQNGLEKIREEVCHDDPPEREKEKSLGDEATQGNQPPEKRSMICAPVIAGSAFLVSIIVLVIHLKRKKNPPRKSEN; from the coding sequence ATGATTTCACCCCATCAGCTGACCACCTCTACCATGTTGTGTGTAGAGAAACTGACTCCATGTTCATCCTCACTGCCCAGATCAAAGGTCCTCCTTGCACTCCCATTTATGTCAGTCTCTTTATTCATATGTTCTAGTCTGTATGTTTACGAATCTGATTATCTGTATTTTATCTGCTTTTTTATGAATTGTTATAAACTCTTTTCTAGTTACTATACTGtcgaaactcaaaaaaaaagtgcaggTTATGAGGGAGAACATGTGGAGATTGTGATAAATGAGGATGGGACTCGGATGGCCATAAGGGCCCAAAAGCCATTTTTAGAAAACTGGACGGTAGGTTGGAAAATGCATACGGTAAAGAGGAAGGTTTTCAAGATCCCTGATGCGGTGATTTTGGACAAAATCAAGGCAATGTTTAACGAAGAAGTGTCGGTTCTAACAATTTTGATGCCAAAGGCAATGAAAGGAATCTGCGGGATAGGAGTTGAGGAAGTGAAAGAAGATCAAGGTATAGGGACCGTCGGATCAACAAGAGTTGTACATGATCAAGTGAGTGAAGAGAAAGGAAATGAAAGCCCTCCACCGTTGGTACAGAAAGATCAAGTTGTTGAAGGAAGTACTGATGATGAAATTCTTCGAGTGCAAAGGAAAACGGAGGGAGAAGAATCCGAAAGAGAGGAATGCCCTCGAGGTATTACGGCAACAAAGGAAGACAAAAGTTGTCAcgaaattaataaaattgataCTTCAGGGCCGAAACAGGTTACAGATGTAGTTAAAGAAGTTGAAGGGGAAAAGGAAATGAAGAAAAgaggaaatgaagaaaaagaacaagaacaaaaagatGATGTAGAAGAACAAAATGGTCTAGAAAAGATCCGCGAAGAGGTCTGTCACGATGATCCTCctgagagggagaaagagaagagccTTGGTGATGAAGCAACTCAAGGGAACCAGCCCCCAGAGAAAAGGTCCATGATATGTGCTCCCGTTATTGCAGGATCGGCCTTTCTTGTGTCTATTATAGTTCTTGTGATtcatttgaaaagaaagaaaaacccgcctagaaaaagtgaaaattaG
- the LOC131306469 gene encoding tubby-like F-box protein 8 → MSFRSIVRDVRDGFGSLSRRSFELRLTGHRRGKSHGAVHELYDHQSIVIQNSCWASLPPELLCDVIKRLEANESTWPARKHVVACAAVCRSWREMCKEIVQSLECSGKITFPVSLKQPGHRDGPVQCYIKRDKANLTYHLFLCLSPALLVENGKFLLSAKRNRRTTYTEYVISMDADNISRSSSTYIGKLRSNFLGTKFIIYDTQPPYNSAQPSTSGRTSRRFYSKKVSPKVPTGTYDIAHVTYDLNVLGTRGPRKMNCIMHSIPVSALAPGGSVPGAPELLPRSLEDSFRSILLSKAIDNSAEFSSSRFSDILGPLEEGEESKDGPLVLRNKAPRWHEQLQCWCLNFRGRVTVASVKNFQLVAAAAATEVVTGGGVPPPQAPQSDPDKIILQFGKVGKDLFTMDYRYPLSAFQAFAICLSSFDTKLACE, encoded by the exons ATGTCATTCCGTAGCATAGTTCGTGATGTAAGGGATGGTTTTGGAAGCTTATCAAGGCGGAGTTTTGAGTTGCGACTGACTGGCCATCGCAGGGGGAAATCTCATGGTGCAGTTCATGAGTTATATGACCACCAGTCCATTGTTATACAGAATAGCTGCTGGGCTAGCCTCCCACCAGAACTTCTTTGCGATGTGATTAAGAGGTTAGAAGCAAATGAAAGCACATGGCCCGCTCGCAAACATGTTGTTGCATGTGCTGCTGTGTGCAGGTCTTGGAGGGAAATGTGTAAGGAAATTGTTCAGAGCCTTGAGTGTTCGGGAAAGATTACTTTTCCAGTCTCCCTAAAGCAG CCAGGGCATCGAGATGGACCCGTTCAGTGCTACATTAAGAGAGACAAAGCTAATCTAACTTATCACCTTTTCCTTTGCCTTAGTCCTG CTTTGCTTGTTGAAAATGGGAAGTTTCTTCTTTCTGCAAAACGGAATCGGCGAACTACTTACACAGAGTATGTGATCTCCATGGATGCGGATAACATATCAAGATCAAGTAGCACTTACATAGGAAAACTGAG GTCAAACTTTCTTGGTACGAAATTCATAATTTATGACACACAGCCACCCTACAATAGCGCTCAACCTTCCACTTCTGGGCGTACAAGCCGCCGGTTCTACTCCAAAAAAGTTTCTCCCAAAGTCCCTACGGGCACCTACGACATTGCCCATGTCACATACGATTTGAACGTGCTAGGCACAAGGGGTCCACGGAAGATGAATTGCATCATGCACTCCATCCCTGTTTCAGCCCTCGCGCCAGGAGGCTCCGTCCCGGGTGCTCCTGAGTTGCTTCCCCGTTCCCTTGAAGACTCATTCCGTAGCATCTTGTTGTCAAAAGCGATCGATAACTCAGCAGAGTTCAGCAGCTCTCGGTTCTCCGACATCTTGGGCCCACTTGAGGAAGGGGAAGAATCGAAGGATGGGCCTTTGGTCCTTCGGAATAAAGCTCCAAGGTGGCACGAGCAGTTGCAGTGCTGGTGCCTGAACTTCCGTGGGAGGGTGACTGTTGCTTCTGTCAAGAATTTCCAACtagttgctgctgctgctgccacTGAAGTAGTTACTGGTGGTGGAGTGCCACCTCCTCAGGCCCCCCAATCTGATCCTGACAAGATCATCTTGCAGTTTGGTAAGGTTGGGAAGGATTTGTTTACAATGGATTATCGGTACCCTCTGTCTGCATTTCAGGCTTTCGCCATCTGTTTGAGCAGCTTCGACACTAAGCTGGCATGTGAATAG
- the LOC131306470 gene encoding uncharacterized protein LOC131306470 isoform X3 — protein sequence MEIELGLTISHAVDDFTPSADHLYHVVCRETDSMFILTAQIKGYEGEHVEIVINEDGTRMAIRAQKPFLENWTVGWKMHTVKRKVFKIPDAVILDKIKAMFNEEVSVLTILMPKAMKGICGIGVEEVKEDQGIGTVGSTRVVHDQVSEEKGNESPPPLVQKDQVVEGSTDDEILRVQRKTEGEESEREECPRGITATKEDKSCHEINKIDTSGPKQVTDVVKEVEGEKEMKKRGNEEKEQEQKDDVEEQNGLEKIREEVCHDDPPEREKEKSLGDEATQGNQPPEKRSMICAPVIAGSAFLVSIIVLVIHLKRKKNPPRKSEN from the exons ATGGAAATTGAATTGGGACTCACAATCTCCCACGCTGTAGATGATTTCACCCCATCAGCTGACCACCTCTACCATGTTGTGTGTAGAGAAACTGACTCCATGTTCATCCTCACTGCCCAGATCAAAG gTTATGAGGGAGAACATGTGGAGATTGTGATAAATGAGGATGGGACTCGGATGGCCATAAGGGCCCAAAAGCCATTTTTAGAAAACTGGACGGTAGGTTGGAAAATGCATACGGTAAAGAGGAAGGTTTTCAAGATCCCTGATGCGGTGATTTTGGACAAAATCAAGGCAATGTTTAACGAAGAAGTGTCGGTTCTAACAATTTTGATGCCAAAGGCAATGAAAGGAATCTGCGGGATAGGAGTTGAGGAAGTGAAAGAAGATCAAGGTATAGGGACCGTCGGATCAACAAGAGTTGTACATGATCAAGTGAGTGAAGAGAAAGGAAATGAAAGCCCTCCACCGTTGGTACAGAAAGATCAAGTTGTTGAAGGAAGTACTGATGATGAAATTCTTCGAGTGCAAAGGAAAACGGAGGGAGAAGAATCCGAAAGAGAGGAATGCCCTCGAGGTATTACGGCAACAAAGGAAGACAAAAGTTGTCAcgaaattaataaaattgataCTTCAGGGCCGAAACAGGTTACAGATGTAGTTAAAGAAGTTGAAGGGGAAAAGGAAATGAAGAAAAgaggaaatgaagaaaaagaacaagaacaaaaagatGATGTAGAAGAACAAAATGGTCTAGAAAAGATCCGCGAAGAGGTCTGTCACGATGATCCTCctgagagggagaaagagaagagccTTGGTGATGAAGCAACTCAAGGGAACCAGCCCCCAGAGAAAAGGTCCATGATATGTGCTCCCGTTATTGCAGGATCGGCCTTTCTTGTGTCTATTATAGTTCTTGTGATtcatttgaaaagaaagaaaaacccgcctagaaaaagtgaaaattaG
- the LOC131306471 gene encoding uncharacterized protein LOC131306471, whose amino-acid sequence MELELGLKISKTVDGFTSSTDLLIAKDRSGPLFVSRETNSMFILTAHLKGYKREFVKIEINEDGTRIAISGEKPVQEMVMVGWIMYKKEKEMRGFRKVFKIPDGVILDKINARFNEEELVLTISMPKAVKGIRGGGVEEVKEEQVVEKLPDSSPKKEEQKAESSTLENQDQGTGTVEPTRIAHDQASQEKGIEAPPPLLQKDQAGEGNTADEIPRVERKMEGEESEREEFSRGVAEPKEDESGHEIDEIDTPPPEQVTDMIQEVEAKDEIERRGTDIEGNEHEKEDMDVNDEDEEENGGEKCCEEVYRDEPLEREKEKSLGDEATQGKQPQEKSSKICCVPIIAGSAFLLSIIVLAIHLIRKKNPPRKNGN is encoded by the exons ATGGAACTCGAATTGGGACTCAAAATCTCCAAGACAGTAGATGGTTTTACCTCATCAACTGACCTCCTAATTGCCAAAGACCGATCTGGCCCGCTTTTCGTGTCGAGAGAAACAAACTCCATGTTCATCCTCACTGCCCATCTCAAAg GTTACAAGAGAGAATTTGTGAAGATCGAGATAAACGAGGACGGGACCAGGATTGCCATAAGTGGCGAAAAGCCGGTTCAGGAAATGGTCATGGTAGGTTGGATAATGTacaagaaggagaaggagatgaGGGGGTTCAGGAAGGTTTTCAAGATTCCTGATGGGGTGATTTTGGATAAAATCAACGCAAGGTTTAACGAAGAAGAGTTGGTTCTAACAATTTCAATGCCAAAGGCTGTGAAAGGGATCCGCGGGGGAGGAGTCGAGGAAGTGAAAGAAGAGcaagttgttgaaaaattgcCCGATTCATCTCCGAAGAAAGAAGAGCAAAAGGCAGAGAGTAGTACATTGGAGAATCAAGATCAAGGTACAGGGACCGTCGAACCAACAAGAATCGCACATGATCAAGCGAGTCAAGAGAAAGGAATCGAAGCTCCTCCACCGTTACTACAGAAAGATCAAGCTGGTGAAGGAAATACTGCTGACGAAATTCCCCGAGTGGAAAGGAAAATGGAGGGAGAAGAATCCGAAAGAGAGGAATTCTCTCGAGGTGTCGCGGAACCGAAGGAAGACGAAAGTGGTCACGAAATCGATGAGATTGATACTCCACCGCCGGAACAGGTTACAGATATGATTCAAGAAGTCGAAGCGAAAGACGAAATCGAGAGAAGAGGAACTGATATCGAAGGAAATGAACACGAAAAAGAAGACATGGATGTTAATGAtgaggatgaagaagaaaatggggGAGAAAAATGTTGCGAAGAGGTTTATCGCGATGAGCCTCtcgagagggagaaagagaagagccTTGGTGATGAAGCAACGCAAGGGAAACAGCCCCAAGAGAAAAGTTCCAAGATATGTTGTGTTCCCATTATTGCAGGATCGGCCTTTCTTTTGTCTATTATAGTTCTTGCGATTCATTTgattaggaaaaaaaacccacctagaaaaaatggaaattag